In Persicimonas caeni, a single window of DNA contains:
- a CDS encoding A24 family peptidase, with the protein MNIDAIYWMGAAFAFVFGAVVGSFLNVVIYRVPAGLSVVSPPSRCPVCESQIRWYDNIPIISWALLLRGKCRDCGTPIPARYALVEALTGVLTAALWFKVAHPFFTSVEVFTQTPAINYLLPFGLYFFFLCLMVVITFVDLDHTIIPHKFTLPGMAVGVAVPFLFNWLLEPGALADFWPKVTVFESVVGLIAGGLAVIVIFYAYFALRGIAGIGGGDVTLMAVVGAWLGWPALIFVFFAASMQGTLAAVAAMIFGGSSLLRDHGELLADEEEQELREEAAERFEADTVAELEEPSEPAVESPDTESPAADEPAEDEPAEDEATDEDQTASPMAVPFGPFIALAAVEHFFIGDLLPSALSMSYLYEFGHW; encoded by the coding sequence ATGAATATTGACGCAATTTACTGGATGGGAGCTGCGTTCGCCTTCGTCTTCGGGGCGGTGGTCGGCAGCTTTTTGAATGTGGTGATCTACCGCGTGCCCGCCGGCCTGAGCGTGGTCAGCCCGCCCAGCCGCTGTCCGGTCTGCGAGAGCCAGATTCGATGGTACGACAATATCCCGATCATCTCGTGGGCGCTCCTGCTGCGCGGCAAATGCCGTGACTGCGGCACGCCCATCCCGGCGCGCTATGCGCTCGTCGAGGCGCTGACCGGCGTGTTGACCGCCGCCTTGTGGTTCAAGGTCGCCCACCCCTTCTTTACGAGCGTCGAGGTCTTCACCCAGACCCCGGCGATCAACTACCTGTTGCCCTTCGGCCTCTACTTCTTCTTTTTGTGTCTGATGGTCGTCATCACCTTCGTCGACCTCGACCACACGATCATCCCGCACAAGTTCACGCTGCCCGGCATGGCCGTGGGCGTCGCCGTCCCCTTCTTGTTCAACTGGCTGCTCGAGCCGGGCGCTCTGGCCGACTTCTGGCCGAAGGTGACCGTCTTCGAGAGCGTCGTCGGCCTGATCGCCGGCGGCCTGGCGGTCATCGTCATCTTCTACGCCTACTTCGCTCTGCGCGGCATCGCCGGCATCGGCGGCGGCGACGTCACCCTCATGGCGGTCGTGGGTGCGTGGCTCGGCTGGCCTGCGCTGATCTTCGTCTTCTTCGCCGCCAGCATGCAGGGCACCTTGGCCGCCGTCGCAGCGATGATCTTCGGGGGCAGCAGCCTCCTTCGCGACCACGGCGAGTTGCTCGCCGACGAAGAGGAGCAGGAATTGCGCGAGGAGGCCGCCGAACGATTCGAAGCCGACACGGTCGCCGAACTCGAAGAGCCGAGCGAACCTGCTGTAGAATCGCCTGATACAGAATCGCCTGCTGCAGACGAACCGGCCGAGGACGAACCGGCCGAGGACGAGGCGACCGACGAAGACCAGACCGCCAGCCCCATGGCCGTCCCCTTCGGCCCGTTCATCGCGCTGGCGGCCGTCGAGCACTTCTTCATCGGCGACCTGCTCCCCTCGGCCCTGTCGATGAGTTATCTGTACGAATTCGGACACTGGTAA
- a CDS encoding sensor histidine kinase has translation MLDELRQNREELEARLDELDQANKQLREAQDSLIRSEKLASVGQLAAGVAHEVGNPLAAISGYLELLDDGDLDDDLTADILQRSQKEVERIRTIIRDLLDFSREEAEPAIEAVALPRCVEEAKNLVKAQPKSRNVDIVDHTPADLPQVRAVGSQVVQILVNLLINAVDAMEGEAGEIAITAETRDDQVALIVEDNGPGIPDDKLQRVFDPFFTTKDPGEGTGLGLAICLRIMRRLDGDIRVESREGEGARFELVFQR, from the coding sequence ATGCTCGACGAGCTTCGCCAAAACCGCGAGGAGCTCGAAGCCCGCCTCGACGAACTCGACCAGGCCAACAAGCAACTGCGCGAGGCCCAAGACTCGCTCATCCGCTCGGAAAAGCTCGCCAGCGTCGGCCAACTCGCCGCCGGCGTCGCCCACGAGGTCGGCAACCCCCTGGCCGCCATCTCCGGCTACCTCGAACTCCTCGACGACGGCGACCTCGACGACGACCTCACCGCCGACATCCTCCAGCGCTCTCAAAAGGAAGTCGAGCGCATCCGCACCATCATCCGCGACCTGCTCGACTTCAGCCGCGAAGAGGCCGAGCCGGCCATCGAAGCGGTCGCGCTGCCGCGATGCGTCGAAGAAGCCAAAAACCTCGTCAAAGCCCAACCCAAATCGCGCAACGTCGACATCGTCGACCACACCCCCGCCGACCTGCCCCAGGTGCGCGCCGTCGGCTCGCAGGTCGTCCAAATCCTGGTCAACCTCTTGATCAACGCCGTCGACGCGATGGAGGGCGAAGCCGGCGAGATCGCCATCACGGCCGAAACCCGCGACGACCAGGTCGCGCTCATCGTCGAAGACAACGGCCCGGGCATCCCCGACGACAAGCTCCAGCGCGTCTTCGACCCGTTTTTCACGACCAAGGATCCGGGCGAAGGCACCGGCCTGGGCCTGGCGATCTGCCTGCGGATCATGCGCCGGCTGGACGGCGATATCCGCGTGGAGAGTCGCGAGGGCGAAGGCGCCCGCTTCGAGCTCGTCTTCCAGCGTTGA